The genomic DNA GCAGCTCCAGCCATGTATCCTCCATCCCCCTACCCCCCAGTCCTGTACCCACCACAGGCAGGGGTAGACATGGGAACTCTCCCCCCTGGAGAGTGTAACCCTTTGGGAGAGCCAGGTATGTATCTGTCCTGCTATAGCAAGGAAAGAGGGAATCGATCATGCGGATAGATTATTCATGTCTTTCCTCATATTACTGCCAATTACTATAACATTGAACATTTCTGATTGAATAATTAATGTCCGCTAAATTCACTTGTGTTACATAACCACTGAAAAGTCTGCAAAGTCTGGTCACTACAGTATTCCAGTGTTGTGTCCAATAACAACATGGGACTGTTGTTCTGTCACTCACAAAGGATCGTCTTCACCAGAGGCAGACGCCGCCCTATTGGTGTCATCTTTTGATGACAAGACCATAAGGAAGGCGTTTATCAGAAAGGTCTGTACTGATGAGTCTCAGAGATTTGGGGCTTTATTCAATCCATATCGCCAAAGTTCAGTGCTATAGCGTGcttgaaatgtaaaggtaatttccaaTTTAGTCGACATATACAGTGTTTAACACAAATGCAGTCTGCTACCATGGGAACATTGTCTTTAAATGTAAATCGGGCTAAAATTCGGAACTTGAGCactacggattgaatagagcccttagtcTTTGACCCCCAGGTTTCATGGTGACCTCACCAGTATACCTGGCAAGCAAAGTGGCTAACGGTAACCCTGTCTTTCTACCTGTGCAGGTGTTCAGTGTCGTGACCCTGCAGTTGCTGGTGACCTTCAGCATCGTGTGTGTGTTCACGTTCTCCAGTGTGGTGAGGGCGGCGGTGCAGAGCAACATCTGGATCTACCTCAgctcatacatcctgtttgctgTGGTGGCCATCTCCCTTAGCTTCTCCAATTCCTTCAGCAGAAGCCATCCCTGGAACCTGGTGGGACTGGTAggtcacacacagacaaacacaaccCCTTTCGCAGCTAGGTAGAGCAGTGACTGACATACTGGCTAATGCAGTCAATGAGTTAATACTGAAGTGTGGGTTAGATTGAATTGAGCTCAAGGTTAATCTGTTgactgatatactgtatataaactacGCAATTGTTCTTTAAATGTTCCCAAACGTTATTGAAAAAGAGAACTTACCTGTGATGGTTATAAATGCTTCTTCCTGTATTCACAGTTCCCTGTTAGTTAATGCCAAAGCCATTCTACTAGAACCTAGTTGCATGACTAATGAGAACAACTGTCTTAAACACATAAGACAAAGATACAGTGTGATTTGTGGTTGGGTGAGTGTTATTCTAACTGTGTAATGTACTACCTTTAGTCAGTGGTCACTCTCACCCTATCATACTTGGTTGGCACTGTGGCCTCATTTCACAATACCACTGCTGTAGTCATCGCCATGGGAGCAACAGTGGCGATCTCCTTCACCATCATCATCTTCTCAGCCCAGGTCAGACTCAGTCTTTTCAAATAACAAAAAACATGATATTATGCTTAATTGGACCATTACTGTAGTACCTACCACGTGTGTTTAATGTGGTCAGGCTGATCAGTGACCAAGCCTATCTAGCCTTACTCACTGTCCTCTCTTTGGTCTGCAGACTCGAGTGGACTTCACAATTTGTAATGGCATCCTGCTGGTGCTGGCAGTGGACCTTCTCATGTTTAGCTTCTTCTGCTGTTTCTTCTACTCCAATGTGCTGCAGATAGTCTACGGATCTCTGGGAGCCCTGCTCTTCTCACTGGTACAGAACTCACTCAATGTTACTTCTCCTTTTAGGCCATTTCTGTTTATCCAGCCTT from Oncorhynchus keta strain PuntledgeMale-10-30-2019 chromosome 23, Oket_V2, whole genome shotgun sequence includes the following:
- the si:ch211-284o19.8 gene encoding protein lifeguard 1; this translates as MTDAQNYSMPTESQDALNSNLPPPYPHGETQVDPMPPYYMPPSYSAAPAMYPPSPYPPVLYPPQAGVDMGTLPPGECNPLGEPGSSSPEADAALLVSSFDDKTIRKAFIRKVFSVVTLQLLVTFSIVCVFTFSSVVRAAVQSNIWIYLSSYILFAVVAISLSFSNSFSRSHPWNLVGLSVVTLTLSYLVGTVASFHNTTAVVIAMGATVAISFTIIIFSAQTRVDFTICNGILLVLAVDLLMFSFFCCFFYSNVLQIVYGSLGALLFSLFLAIDCQLVMGRQKYALDPEEYVFAALILYLDIINIFLYLLIIMGGSSK